One genomic window of Amyelois transitella isolate CPQ chromosome 8, ilAmyTran1.1, whole genome shotgun sequence includes the following:
- the LOC106136767 gene encoding protein couch potato → MELALCQSMDSVNTATTEEEVRTLFVSGLPMDAKPRELYLLFRAYEGYEGSLLKVTSKNGKTASPVGFVTFHTRAGAEAAKQDLQQGVRFDPDMPQTIRLEFAKSNTKVSKPKPAVATAAPAAHPALMHPLTGHLTSPFFPGGGAELWHHPLAYGGELPALSHGLVHPAIHPQMAPTPLTLGACVLPAPALGSPGAAVPGHAPAPPAHPAHPAPPCSTLFVANLGQFVSEHELKEIFSSCPGFTRLRLLSGGNAGSTGPVAFVDFASPADAGAAMARLQGALLLSSEGAIHVEYARHKMAHNGWILAHEGAKGGEEAEQH, encoded by the exons GTCCGGACTTTGTTCGTGAGTGGACTGCCGATGGATGCAAAACCTCGCGAACTATATCTTCTGTTTCGAGCATATGAG GGTTACGAGGGCTCCCTCCTAAAGGTTACCAGTAAGAACGGAAAAACAGCATCG cCTGTCGGGTTTGTCACATTCCATACTCGAGCGGGGGCAGAGGCAGCTAAACAGGATCTTCAG CAGGGCGTCCGATTCGACCCCGACATGCCGCAAACGATTCGGTTGGAGTTCGCTAAAAGCAACACGAAGGTCAGCAAGCCGAAGCCGGCAGTTGCCACAGCCGCGCCAGCCGCACACCCTGCATTGATGCACCCACTCACTGGAC ACTTGACGAGTCCGTTCTTCCCTGGCGGAGGCGCTGAGTTGTGGCACCACCCACTAGCGTATGGTGGCGAGCTGCCAGCGCTATCGCACGGACTGGTGCATCCAGCCATCCACCCGCAGATGGCTCCT ACTCCCCTGACGCTGGGCGCTTGCGTGCTCCCGGCGCCCGCACTAGGCTCCCCGGGCGCGGCCGTCCCGGGCCATGCGCCGGCGCCACCCGCGCACCCCGCGCACCCTGCCCCGCCTTGCTCCACTCTGTTCGTCGCTAATCTTGGACAATTCGTATCCGAACACGAACTAAAGGAAATTTTCAGCAG CTGCCCGGGTTTCACCCGGCTCCGCCTGCTGTCGGGGGGCAACGCCGGCAGCACCGGGCCGGTGGCCTTCGTGGACTTCGCTAGTCCGGCCGACGCCGGCGCCGCCATGGCAAGGCTGCAGGGCGCGCTGCTCCTCAGCTCCGAGGGGGCAATCCACGTGGAATACGCAAGGCATAAGATGGCACACAACGGCTGGATTCTCGCACATGAA GGAGCCAAAGGCGGAGAAGAGGCCGAACAGCATTAG